The following proteins are encoded in a genomic region of Acidobacteriota bacterium:
- a CDS encoding ankyrin repeat domain-containing protein, with product MPKNGFIDNVSVGSPCTADWDKMVGSEMVRTCEHCSKDVNNLSEMNRKDAKRLVRASDGNICIRYMKHPVTKRPVFAGQMYQITRRVPGIAAGVMTASLSLSTAAYAQSEGVVTGVPHVSRGPLEISTLLKPQNSETAATGRISGTILDPHGAVIQNAVVSVINVATNIDHKLTTNDEGQYTLSGLAPGNYRIESTAAGFAESSAEIAVTADSETNTDLTLEIKLEATVEIIADTSITTDSWGGVIAVSRDYATALARAVDSEEIDEVRELISKGENVNGKDKNYDDLTPLFIAVENGSLEIAEMLIDSGAKLNVRDRNKQTALMRLDADARPELIDLLVRHGVKLNLSDNDGNTALILASGGVSTEVLRALIDAGADVNLANKEGKTPLMRAAEAGHLENVRLLLESGANVNARDKEGENAWYYAEEDAVEQLLVSYGSEVMPDEPETDPNDDLKQVISRR from the coding sequence ATGCCTAAAAATGGATTTATCGATAATGTAAGCGTCGGCAGCCCCTGTACTGCGGATTGGGACAAAATGGTCGGAAGCGAAATGGTGCGCACCTGCGAGCACTGCTCTAAGGACGTCAACAACCTCTCTGAAATGAACCGAAAGGACGCAAAACGCCTCGTCCGAGCCTCTGACGGCAACATCTGCATCCGCTACATGAAACACCCCGTAACCAAACGGCCGGTGTTCGCCGGCCAGATGTATCAGATCACACGGCGCGTTCCCGGCATTGCGGCCGGCGTGATGACGGCGTCACTCTCACTTTCCACCGCTGCTTACGCTCAAAGCGAAGGAGTCGTTACTGGTGTCCCGCATGTATCGCGTGGACCGCTTGAAATTTCAACGCTCTTAAAGCCGCAAAATAGCGAAACCGCCGCCACCGGCCGTATTTCCGGCACGATCTTAGATCCGCATGGTGCGGTGATCCAAAACGCCGTCGTCTCGGTCATAAATGTCGCGACGAACATTGATCACAAACTCACGACAAATGACGAAGGCCAATATACGCTGTCAGGCCTCGCTCCCGGCAATTATCGTATCGAATCGACCGCCGCCGGCTTTGCCGAAAGTTCGGCCGAGATAGCCGTCACCGCCGACAGCGAGACGAACACAGACCTCACGCTTGAGATCAAACTTGAAGCGACCGTCGAGATCATTGCCGACACCTCCATCACTACTGACAGTTGGGGCGGCGTCATTGCTGTCTCTCGCGATTATGCAACCGCGTTGGCACGTGCCGTTGACAGCGAAGAGATCGACGAGGTTCGCGAGCTTATCTCAAAGGGCGAGAATGTGAACGGCAAGGATAAGAACTACGACGACCTCACGCCGCTGTTCATCGCGGTCGAAAACGGCAGCCTCGAGATCGCCGAGATGCTGATAGATTCGGGTGCAAAGCTAAACGTCCGCGACAGGAACAAACAGACCGCCTTAATGCGGCTCGACGCCGATGCTAGGCCCGAACTGATCGACCTGCTCGTCCGCCACGGCGTCAAGCTCAACCTCTCTGACAATGACGGCAACACGGCGTTGATACTTGCCTCGGGCGGAGTCTCGACCGAGGTTCTCCGTGCCCTGATCGACGCCGGAGCCGACGTCAACCTCGCTAACAAAGAAGGTAAAACGCCGCTCATGCGTGCCGCCGAGGCCGGTCATCTCGAGAACGTCCGCCTTTTGCTCGAATCCGGTGCCAACGTCAACGCCCGCGACAAAGAGGGCGAAAACGCCTGGTACTATGCCGAAGAAGATGCGGTCGAGCAGCTCTTGGTCAGCTACGGTTCCGAAGTAATGCCCGACGAGCCCGAAACAGATCCTAACGACGATTTAAAACAGGTTATCAGCCGTCGATAG
- a CDS encoding tetratricopeptide repeat protein → MRVLVSRCLFLLVLAVSLAVSILGQVSQTSPQTAQEFFDRANALFDKGDYDAAIADFTSAIKLRPVAFGAYNGRGNAYYRKGSNAEALADYNEAIRLNPDFVLALYNRSLIHLNQDRFDEALADCKAATKLQYSHADAHVVCGMAHHSKKEYDAAVAEYEIALKYDWKNANAFANLGDLYGEKNDHRSAIANYTKAIAIDPNLTLAYIRRGWEHHNLGQYYAAVADYTTALKQRPDDSEVLYYRALVYIDLKRNKDAISDLKRSIAIKPDYTEAKSELEKLTKKAGKTP, encoded by the coding sequence GTGAGAGTTTTGGTTTCTCGTTGTCTGTTCTTGTTGGTACTGGCTGTTTCCCTCGCTGTTTCGATCCTGGGTCAGGTTTCTCAAACCTCGCCGCAAACGGCACAGGAGTTTTTCGACAGGGCAAATGCCCTGTTCGACAAAGGTGATTACGATGCCGCGATCGCCGATTTCACGTCAGCGATCAAGCTAAGGCCCGTCGCATTCGGAGCGTACAACGGACGCGGAAACGCTTATTATAGGAAGGGCTCAAACGCCGAGGCTCTCGCCGATTACAACGAGGCGATCCGGTTGAATCCTGATTTTGTCCTGGCATTGTACAACCGCAGCCTCATCCATCTTAACCAAGATCGCTTTGACGAGGCACTTGCCGATTGTAAGGCGGCGACAAAACTACAGTATTCTCACGCCGATGCCCATGTCGTATGCGGCATGGCTCATCACTCGAAAAAAGAATACGACGCGGCGGTCGCCGAATACGAAATTGCTCTCAAATACGACTGGAAGAACGCCAATGCATTTGCCAATCTTGGAGATCTCTACGGCGAGAAGAATGACCACAGATCTGCGATCGCCAATTACACCAAAGCCATCGCCATTGATCCGAACCTGACGCTCGCATACATTCGCCGCGGCTGGGAACACCACAACTTGGGCCAATACTATGCAGCTGTCGCTGACTATACGACCGCGCTGAAACAAAGACCTGACGACTCAGAGGTCCTTTATTACCGCGCACTTGTTTATATCGATCTGAAACGAAACAAAGACGCCATCAGTGACCTCAAGCGCTCGATCGCGATCAAACCCGATTACACCGAGGCGAAAAGTGAACTCGAAAAGCTCACCAAAAAGGCGGGCAAGACTCCGTGA
- a CDS encoding zinc ribbon domain-containing protein has translation MSLLYCPECNHEVSTGADACPNCGLRMRPPAVEKRVLITKAESENSFPPWAIAAVVFTGIAVLILGFLLFRSTNDQGNTNVNVNLAGRRNSTNEPLRDTKTTTVPSTSTDVPVTSSAPTQTTTVQSTETSVPNAPPPDKGVVKINARIAPRQGGPRAASGTKFYLLDKDVEQILSEARVEPIEGNTLAASLGLAAVFPDRYGEFQRAAMRAIGSHVKYSGTTGGSGTTDLKGVSPSSYYLFAISRVGRGFALWNSPVSVIAGDNVMNLSPQSVTEIPDPNG, from the coding sequence ATGTCACTACTATATTGTCCAGAGTGTAATCATGAGGTCTCGACGGGTGCCGACGCGTGTCCAAATTGCGGTTTAAGAATGCGTCCGCCAGCCGTCGAAAAGCGGGTGCTGATCACCAAAGCAGAAAGCGAGAACAGCTTTCCGCCCTGGGCGATCGCCGCTGTTGTATTCACAGGCATTGCCGTCTTGATTCTTGGATTTCTGCTCTTCCGCAGTACCAACGACCAGGGAAATACCAATGTCAACGTCAATCTGGCCGGGCGTCGCAATTCGACCAACGAGCCGCTCCGTGATACCAAGACGACCACAGTACCTTCGACCTCCACCGATGTGCCTGTGACCAGCAGTGCCCCGACGCAGACGACAACGGTCCAAAGCACCGAGACGTCCGTGCCCAACGCACCGCCGCCTGACAAAGGCGTCGTCAAGATCAATGCCCGCATCGCTCCGCGTCAAGGCGGTCCGCGTGCGGCAAGCGGGACCAAATTCTATTTGCTTGATAAAGATGTCGAACAGATCCTCAGCGAAGCCCGAGTCGAGCCGATCGAAGGCAACACGCTCGCCGCCAGCCTCGGCCTCGCCGCCGTTTTTCCCGACCGCTATGGCGAATTTCAGCGAGCCGCGATGCGTGCCATCGGCTCGCACGTCAAATATTCCGGCACTACCGGCGGCAGCGGCACCACCGACCTCAAAGGCGTTTCGCCTTCGTCGTATTACCTTTTCGCCATCTCACGCGTCGGCCGCGGATTCGCCCTCTGGAATTCGCCCGTCTCCGTGATCGCCGGCGATAACGTAATGAATCTCTCACCGCAATCGGTCACCGAGATCCCTGATCCTAACGGCTAG
- a CDS encoding ATP-dependent helicase, producing the protein MARYVLKRDKSSLPDKLTRYKSELNDEQFRVVTAKPQAALVVAGAGTGKTRAITYRVAYLIEHGVSPQRILLATFTNRAAREMLRRVEQLTGSQNVHRVWGGTFHRIANMLLRRHAVSIGYDANYSILDSEDAREMINVCVDEASIDTTKKRFPKAEVVQSIISYANNTATPIDAVIVDKYPYFEPLTQKIERVDTIYQLRKQERNVMDYDDLLLNVRRLLVEKPEIHALYAEQFQHILVDEYQDTNKLQAEVIDLLASKHRNVMVVGDDAQSIFAWRGAEFTNIYEFPKRYPEASVYKLETNYRSTPEILGLANTSIACNRKQFPKMLTAVRRSRDFSPAIVPCSDVEQQSAFVASRILELRDEGTDLEDIAVMYRSHYHSIELQLELSRRNIPYRIQSGVRFFEQAHIKDVISYLRVIVNPRDELAWKRILKMIPGIGNKTANRVFEAIVTGPDVSSSALNSPPYEGGVAAASADGVVLSTSRLIELSSSLDRLRSSTSWRNFIVLLELLVSDENRNNPSKQIEIILTHGYEQYLQENFENADARIEDLKGLAAYAIRYKSTEDLLSELALLSTERFKEPQPLVGEEVVQGGDEDELLTLTSVHQAKGLEWKAVFIIWAAEGKFPSPRSLREIDSEEEERRLWYVAMTRAKDELYLTYPLLMTDYNRQTVLQKPSRFITECPASLYEIWNLEEEPAAFDAPLLPDPTEAKEFIN; encoded by the coding sequence ATGGCACGCTATGTCCTAAAACGCGATAAAAGTTCCCTGCCCGACAAGCTCACTCGATACAAGAGTGAATTGAATGACGAGCAGTTTCGCGTCGTGACGGCAAAGCCGCAGGCCGCACTCGTCGTCGCTGGTGCCGGCACGGGCAAAACACGGGCGATCACCTATCGTGTCGCCTACCTCATCGAACACGGAGTTTCGCCGCAGCGGATATTGCTCGCGACGTTCACCAATCGTGCGGCCCGTGAGATGCTGCGGCGCGTCGAGCAGCTAACCGGCTCACAAAATGTCCATCGCGTCTGGGGCGGCACTTTCCACCGGATCGCGAATATGCTCCTGCGGCGGCACGCGGTCTCGATCGGTTACGACGCCAATTACTCGATCCTCGATAGCGAAGACGCCCGCGAAATGATCAATGTCTGCGTCGACGAAGCCTCCATCGACACAACGAAAAAGCGCTTCCCCAAGGCCGAAGTCGTTCAATCCATCATCTCGTACGCCAACAATACAGCGACTCCGATCGATGCAGTGATCGTCGACAAATACCCGTATTTCGAACCGCTTACCCAAAAGATCGAACGCGTCGATACGATCTATCAGTTGCGCAAACAAGAGCGAAACGTGATGGATTACGACGATCTATTGCTCAACGTAAGACGGCTGCTCGTCGAAAAACCGGAGATACATGCTCTCTACGCTGAGCAGTTTCAACACATTCTGGTCGACGAATATCAGGACACGAACAAACTCCAGGCCGAGGTCATCGACCTGCTCGCCTCCAAACACCGCAACGTAATGGTCGTCGGCGATGACGCCCAATCGATCTTCGCGTGGCGCGGAGCCGAGTTTACTAACATCTACGAGTTTCCAAAGCGGTATCCCGAGGCATCTGTCTACAAACTCGAAACAAACTACCGCTCGACACCCGAGATCCTGGGACTTGCGAACACGTCGATCGCATGCAACCGCAAGCAGTTCCCAAAGATGCTCACAGCGGTTCGGCGTTCACGCGATTTTAGCCCGGCGATCGTTCCATGCAGCGATGTCGAGCAGCAATCCGCCTTTGTCGCCTCACGCATCCTCGAACTCCGCGACGAAGGCACCGATCTCGAAGACATTGCCGTCATGTACCGCTCGCACTATCATTCGATCGAACTGCAGCTCGAACTCTCACGCCGCAACATCCCGTACCGCATCCAGTCCGGCGTCAGATTTTTCGAGCAGGCACACATCAAAGATGTAATTTCGTACCTGCGAGTCATCGTAAATCCCCGTGACGAGTTGGCGTGGAAACGGATCCTGAAGATGATTCCCGGGATCGGAAACAAGACCGCCAATCGCGTATTCGAGGCGATCGTTACCGGGCCGGATGTGTCATCGAGTGCTTTAAACTCCCCTCCGTACGAAGGAGGGGTGGCAGCCGCTTCGGCTGACGGGGTGGTTCTCTCAACGTCGCGATTGATCGAACTTTCATCGTCACTGGACCGTCTTCGCTCCAGCACTTCCTGGCGAAATTTCATCGTGCTCCTCGAACTCTTGGTATCCGACGAAAACCGCAACAATCCGAGCAAGCAGATCGAGATCATCCTGACGCACGGCTACGAACAATATCTACAGGAAAATTTTGAGAACGCCGACGCGCGCATCGAAGACCTCAAAGGCCTCGCCGCCTACGCCATCCGTTACAAATCGACCGAAGATCTCCTCAGCGAATTAGCTTTGCTCTCGACCGAGCGTTTCAAAGAACCGCAGCCGCTGGTCGGCGAAGAGGTCGTCCAGGGCGGCGACGAGGACGAACTGCTCACGCTCACATCGGTCCATCAGGCGAAAGGGCTCGAGTGGAAGGCAGTCTTTATCATCTGGGCCGCCGAGGGCAAATTCCCCAGCCCGCGATCGCTTCGCGAGATCGACAGCGAAGAAGAGGAACGCCGACTCTGGTACGTCGCCATGACGCGTGCCAAGGACGAACTGTATCTCACATATCCGCTCTTGATGACCGACTACAACCGCCAAACGGTCCTCCAAAAGCCGTCCCGCTTCATCACCGAATGCCCTGCTTCGCTCTACGAGATCTGGAACCTCGAAGAAGAGCCCGCCGCCTTTGACGCGCCGCTATTGCCCGATCCGACCGAGGCCAAAGAATTTATTAACTGA
- a CDS encoding YbaB/EbfC family nucleoid-associated protein, giving the protein MKLPGGMDLNAMMEQAQAMQEQMGREMKQMVVDASAGGGAVNVKMRGDFEVVSVTISPDLVKDGDVEMIQDLTVAALNEAKRKVEESLKGKLGGMLPPGLM; this is encoded by the coding sequence ATGAAACTTCCGGGTGGAATGGACCTGAACGCAATGATGGAGCAGGCTCAGGCGATGCAGGAGCAAATGGGCCGCGAGATGAAGCAGATGGTCGTCGACGCATCGGCGGGCGGCGGTGCGGTGAATGTGAAAATGCGCGGCGATTTTGAGGTCGTCTCGGTCACGATCTCGCCCGACCTCGTCAAAGACGGCGATGTCGAAATGATACAGGACCTGACGGTCGCGGCATTGAACGAGGCTAAGCGAAAGGTTGAAGAGTCGCTCAAGGGCAAACTGGGCGGAATGCTGCCTCCGGGGCTGATGTAA
- a CDS encoding NUDIX domain-containing protein → MGFVLSTIGNSWKLLPSWARLRITRATQHKFTASVVGIITNEKGELLLLDHLLRPASGWGLPGGFINPGEQPEAAIRREIREETGLELTDITLYRVRTLKRHVEILFMARSTGVGVIGSREIKEIRWCHPNDIPREMNLDQQFLIHKIFQADV, encoded by the coding sequence ATGGGTTTTGTCCTCTCTACAATCGGTAATTCTTGGAAACTGCTGCCGTCATGGGCACGGCTGAGGATAACGCGGGCGACGCAGCATAAATTCACTGCCTCGGTCGTTGGAATTATAACTAACGAAAAGGGTGAATTGCTCCTTTTGGATCACTTGTTGCGTCCGGCATCCGGATGGGGTTTGCCCGGCGGCTTCATCAACCCCGGGGAACAGCCCGAGGCCGCTATCCGGCGCGAGATCCGAGAGGAAACCGGGCTCGAATTGACCGATATCACTCTCTACCGGGTACGCACGCTGAAGCGTCATGTCGAGATCCTGTTCATGGCCAGGTCCACGGGCGTCGGAGTGATCGGCAGCCGCGAGATCAAAGAGATCCGCTGGTGTCATCCGAACGACATACCCCGCGAGATGAATCTCGACCAGCAATTCCTGATACACAAGATATTTCAGGCTGATGTTTGA
- a CDS encoding cytochrome c: MKNLLKVSVAATIILAGIFAYSTRPTIAKFADPSAGFAENNASPRSLYQANCSSCHGSDGRANTAKGRETDADDLTTSKVQGMAASKMARIIKAGKGDMPGFSKKLTTAQVNQIVSYVRSL, translated from the coding sequence ATGAAGAATCTGTTAAAAGTGTCGGTCGCCGCGACCATAATCCTCGCCGGAATTTTCGCTTACTCGACGCGTCCGACGATCGCAAAATTTGCCGACCCGAGCGCGGGTTTTGCTGAGAACAACGCCTCGCCACGGTCGCTATACCAAGCGAATTGCTCCAGCTGCCACGGCAGCGACGGACGAGCAAATACGGCCAAAGGCCGCGAAACTGACGCGGACGACCTCACCACGTCAAAAGTGCAGGGAATGGCGGCGTCCAAGATGGCGCGGATCATAAAGGCCGGAAAGGGTGATATGCCCGGATTCAGCAAAAAGCTGACCACGGCACAGGTCAACCAGATCGTCAGCTACGTTCGCTCATTGTGA
- a CDS encoding S8 family serine peptidase — MKRSMIKLFAVILGLFVGLIDVNAQELSSTLFPAVSKANRTAEAQRPVESPTDLDRLIRIANEDGSVKVIVGFRIDNYEPDSSLAGPAQKKQRDDIERMQISLLDRLRNFSFTNAKRFEYIPFIALETSADALRYLIRSSDVTFIQEDEVNYPMLPQSIPILGGSPFGGATGGTFGGFSGAGRTVAILDTGIDKAHPFFNNRVVSEACYSTTSGSTTSFCPGGAGSSTASGSGVQCPANVDGCAHGTHVAGIAAGGNPLISGNGVARNANIIAMQVFSRTTDCGGNPSPCTTAFTSDVILGLERVYALRTVYSIDSVNMSLGSGRYFNYCDTEQAAYKSAIDALRSAGIVSIIASGNDGYADSISAPACVSTGISVGSTNDGDSFPVDFVSSFSNAALMLNLLAPGELILSAVPGGSYDNKQGTSMAAPMVAGAWAVMKEKFPGDTIPQTLTRLRYSGVQVLDSRQGLVKPRIKLDAALNASNADPCSSTTAISFGQTVNGSFTNTDCLMLGGSRTDIYTFNGTQGQGIAITESAAFFTYLFLVDANGNVIGQNGGGLTSRIPAGTGFLSLPATGTYRIYATTVEGNRLGNYTLNLATNGCTFGVSSSSANVAASAGSGNFNVTTTAGCAWAAQSNAAWLTTSSAGSGNGAVNYNFVANTGAQRTGTITVGGQTHTVTQASVAVTIRSPFDFDGDQKTDLSIFRPGPGEWWWLRSSTGGNSALQFGASTDRLVPVDFTGDGKTDVAFWRPATGQWFVLRSEDFSFYAFPFGANGDVPVPADFDGDGKSDPAVFRESSSTWFINKSSGGTDIFGFGSAGDKTAVADYDGDGKADVAIFRPVGVNGAEWWVRRSSDAAVVALQFGSSTDKAVPGDFTGDGKADIAFWRPSTGFWNVLRSEDLSYFAFPFGTTGDVPVAGDYDGDGKTDAGVFRPSNSTWFIQRSTAGTLIQQFGAAGDVPLPSAFLR; from the coding sequence ATGAAAAGATCGATGATCAAGTTGTTTGCTGTAATTCTGGGTCTATTCGTTGGACTTATAGATGTAAATGCCCAAGAACTGAGTTCGACGCTCTTTCCGGCGGTTTCGAAGGCAAATAGAACCGCAGAAGCTCAGCGTCCGGTCGAATCGCCTACCGATCTCGATCGTTTGATCAGGATCGCGAACGAGGACGGCTCAGTCAAAGTAATCGTGGGATTTCGGATCGACAATTACGAACCAGATTCAAGCCTTGCCGGCCCGGCACAGAAAAAGCAGCGTGACGACATCGAGCGTATGCAGATTTCCCTGCTCGATCGTCTGAGAAATTTCAGCTTCACGAACGCAAAGCGATTCGAGTACATTCCCTTCATTGCACTTGAAACGTCGGCTGATGCACTGCGATACCTGATCCGGTCGTCGGACGTGACCTTTATTCAGGAAGATGAGGTGAACTATCCGATGCTGCCGCAGAGCATTCCGATCCTCGGCGGAAGCCCGTTCGGCGGAGCGACGGGCGGCACATTCGGCGGATTCTCAGGTGCCGGACGAACGGTCGCAATACTGGATACCGGCATCGACAAGGCTCATCCATTCTTTAACAACCGTGTCGTTTCCGAGGCCTGCTATTCGACGACAAGCGGCTCGACGACGAGCTTCTGCCCGGGCGGTGCGGGTTCGTCCACCGCCTCCGGGTCAGGTGTTCAATGCCCGGCAAATGTCGACGGCTGCGCCCACGGGACACATGTTGCGGGCATCGCTGCAGGAGGCAATCCTCTAATTTCCGGCAACGGCGTGGCCCGAAACGCGAACATCATTGCGATGCAAGTCTTTTCCAGAACGACGGATTGCGGCGGTAACCCTTCGCCGTGCACCACCGCATTCACATCTGATGTGATCCTCGGTCTTGAACGTGTCTATGCACTTAGAACGGTCTATTCGATCGATTCTGTGAATATGAGTCTCGGATCAGGCCGGTATTTCAACTATTGCGATACTGAACAGGCGGCATATAAATCGGCGATCGATGCGTTGCGTTCGGCTGGGATCGTATCGATCATTGCGTCAGGAAACGATGGCTACGCTGATTCCATATCGGCGCCGGCCTGCGTCTCGACGGGTATCAGTGTTGGCTCTACCAATGACGGCGATTCTTTTCCTGTCGATTTTGTATCATCGTTCTCAAACGCCGCACTGATGCTTAACCTGCTCGCTCCCGGCGAGCTTATCCTATCGGCGGTTCCGGGCGGCTCTTATGACAATAAGCAGGGAACATCGATGGCCGCTCCGATGGTAGCCGGTGCATGGGCCGTGATGAAGGAAAAGTTTCCAGGCGACACGATCCCACAAACACTTACGCGTCTCAGATACAGCGGTGTGCAGGTTTTAGATTCCAGACAGGGCCTGGTCAAGCCGCGAATCAAACTGGATGCGGCACTCAACGCCTCGAACGCAGATCCGTGCTCATCCACAACCGCGATCTCCTTTGGTCAAACCGTTAACGGATCGTTCACAAATACCGACTGTCTAATGCTCGGCGGCAGCCGAACCGATATCTACACTTTTAACGGAACTCAGGGGCAAGGAATTGCCATCACGGAAAGTGCTGCCTTCTTTACCTATCTATTTCTTGTTGATGCAAACGGCAATGTAATTGGCCAGAACGGTGGCGGCCTGACGTCACGAATACCTGCCGGAACGGGTTTTCTTTCGCTCCCGGCGACCGGGACCTACCGGATCTATGCCACCACGGTCGAGGGCAATCGATTGGGAAATTACACGCTCAATTTGGCGACAAACGGCTGCACCTTTGGGGTCTCGTCGAGCAGTGCGAACGTTGCGGCCAGTGCCGGAAGCGGTAATTTCAACGTTACGACTACCGCGGGCTGCGCGTGGGCAGCTCAGAGCAACGCGGCGTGGCTGACGACCAGTTCGGCCGGCAGCGGCAACGGTGCGGTGAACTATAACTTTGTTGCCAATACCGGTGCTCAGCGAACCGGCACTATCACGGTCGGTGGACAAACCCACACCGTCACACAGGCCAGCGTGGCAGTTACGATCCGGTCACCGTTCGACTTTGACGGAGACCAGAAGACCGATCTGTCGATCTTCCGCCCCGGCCCGGGCGAATGGTGGTGGTTGAGGTCTTCGACCGGCGGGAATTCGGCGTTGCAGTTTGGGGCTTCGACGGATCGGTTGGTGCCGGTTGATTTTACGGGGGACGGGAAGACGGATGTGGCGTTTTGGCGGCCTGCGACGGGGCAGTGGTTTGTACTGAGGTCGGAAGACTTTTCGTTTTATGCGTTTCCGTTTGGGGCGAATGGGGATGTGCCTGTGCCGGCGGATTTTGATGGTGACGGGAAGTCGGATCCGGCTGTGTTTCGTGAGAGTTCGTCGACTTGGTTCATCAACAAGTCGTCGGGCGGGACGGATATCTTCGGGTTCGGGTCGGCCGGCGACAAGACGGCGGTGGCCGATTATGACGGTGACGGCAAGGCTGATGTTGCCATTTTCAGGCCCGTCGGTGTGAACGGGGCCGAGTGGTGGGTGAGGCGTTCGTCGGATGCGGCGGTAGTCGCATTGCAGTTCGGTTCATCTACCGACAAGGCCGTTCCCGGCGATTTCACGGGTGACGGCAAGGCTGACATTGCATTCTGGCGGCCTTCGACGGGATTTTGGAATGTGCTGCGGAGCGAGGACCTTTCGTACTTTGCGTTCCCGTTCGGCACGACGGGCGACGTGCCCGTCGCGGGCGATTACGACGGCGACGGCAAGACGGACGCGGGCGTCTTTCGGCCTTCGAACTCAACGTGGTTCATCCAACGCTCGACCGCCGGAACGCTGATCCAGCAGTTCGGTGCCGCCGGCGACGTACCGCTGCCAAGCGCGTTCTTGAGATAA
- the recR gene encoding recombination protein RecR, with the protein MLDYSEPVAKLIDEFKRLPGIGSKSAQRLAFYILRRPLGEVENFANSLLEVKAKIVFCSVCNNLTDVNPCLYCSNPKRDRSIICIVEEPYNLVSIEKTRSFKGLYHILHGSLSPLRGVGPDELMLANLLPRLRPENNEGVEIAEIIVATNPTTEGEATANYIARLLKPLGMRVTRIAMGMPVGADLEFVDEVTMDKALSNRHEI; encoded by the coding sequence ATGCTTGATTATTCCGAACCGGTCGCTAAGCTAATCGACGAATTCAAACGTTTGCCGGGTATCGGCAGCAAGTCAGCTCAGCGGCTGGCTTTTTACATATTGCGGCGGCCCTTGGGCGAGGTCGAGAATTTTGCCAATTCGCTGCTTGAGGTCAAGGCAAAGATCGTATTCTGCTCGGTCTGCAACAATCTGACCGACGTAAACCCCTGTCTGTACTGCTCAAATCCAAAACGCGACCGCTCGATCATCTGTATTGTCGAAGAGCCGTACAATCTAGTCTCGATCGAGAAAACCCGCTCTTTCAAGGGGCTTTATCACATTCTGCACGGGTCACTGTCGCCGCTTCGCGGCGTCGGGCCGGACGAATTGATGTTAGCGAATTTATTGCCGAGGCTTCGGCCGGAAAATAACGAGGGCGTCGAGATCGCAGAAATAATCGTCGCAACAAATCCTACCACCGAGGGCGAAGCGACCGCCAACTACATTGCCAGGCTGCTCAAACCGCTCGGTATGCGCGTCACTCGAATTGCGATGGGGATGCCGGTCGGGGCCGATCTGGAATTCGTCGATGAAGTGACGATGGACAAGGCATTGTCGAACCGACACGAGATCTAA